The Capsicum annuum cultivar UCD-10X-F1 unplaced genomic scaffold, UCD10Xv1.1 ctg71719, whole genome shotgun sequence sequence aataataaattaaatcttgatATTTTGTGCTGCCTTCTTTAGTTGCTTTAATATAATTTTAcgtattacccctaattaatgattataagtcatctaagtattacaaaattaataatatttaataaaaaagataaattaaacataaaaatggtaaattaactcttcatattttaaattaatttgatatcttCTATGAggctcatttaattttttttcagaagtattttttaagtaattttgttatatcacttctaattagttgttataagtcatttgaGACATACCTGCTTCATTGTTTCAATCGTGcttttattatatcacccataattattttttatggtcatctaaacattaaaaattaataatatttcataaaaaaataaaatacgcaCAAAATGATATGTTAATATAAAATACTTGTTTGAcatcgaaattatatcaatgccacaaaaatgaTGATGGAACAGAGGAAgatataaagtaacatatattgtttaaaaatgagaaaatacgTAAGCTGAGACTGAGGGAGTATTTATATCTTATTGAGAAATTATGCTAAACGCACAATAAATCACATAATtgtcaatttaaaaaatataaaagatataaaatattcgaTTGACTCTCAAACTTATATTAGTGTcgcttaaattagaatagaagaaaaaaatattataaatcataataactatgaatttaaattattttaatgattaattatttaaattatatttgtgtaatgtaaaataaaacaaaattatgtgatttttccaaaataatatatattacgcGTCGCCCGTGCTAGCCCTTCACTGTCCAGTACAGTACTActacattttaaaatttaaacttttagCACCGACTATTTATGTAAATATTCTCTCCGTTTaaaagaaaatgatatttttaatttgacataaagttttaaaaaaataaagatgaatcttgtaattttaaattaaaattatgttaaatatattaaaatatcttttaattttatagtccttaatgtgaaaagttaaaattaaataattgaaaataaaaaagtatcatttctttttaaatggagtaaacggactaaaaagaaacatcattcttttttaaagagggagtatttatttataaatttgctAATCTCCCGTAGATCAGCTTTATAAACTACTTGTGTTTAGGAATCCCTACTTTGTAAGCAGCTATACCCGGAAGAAATCCTCTTACCATTGATAGACAGTAGTGTTGAGATGATTAAAGGAGGCAAAAAATCATCCGTGCTAACACTTGCTGAAAAATGCAAGGTGACCGAGTGACccctttcttctttacaaatatttcCTTCACTCATTAAATAAATCTTATGCTTGCTTGCTTTTGCAGAATATATTGGCATCTAATTGGCAAGGTTACCTTAATACTGTCAAGGCTGATGTTAAAGGAAGGTACCGCatgcttttattatgatatgatagaGATGATATTATTAACACTCATTGAAATAGTTGAGTCTTTTGTTTCTTTCAGCAAAGAGGTAATATACACTTCAAAAGTCGGCTATTTAGTCAAGAGAGGCAAGCCCTACATCTGGCTACCTGAAAATGATATGCACAATGTGGTATATGCCTGCTTCTTTAGCATTTTTATACCTTTTCAGCCTGGGTTAGTTAGCTCATCTTTTGGCATTATGTATACATTCTGTTACCCATACTGAATTGGAAAACGTTGTAGTTGCCAGTGATGCTAAAATGATAACATGTTGTTCTTTCTGTAGAACATTGACTTCGAAATCTTTCAAGCTGATACAAATATGACAGATATTTGTGGCTCTGGATTCTAGCCAACTATTGTTTAACTAACAACTGTGATTTTTTTGTCTACTCTCCTAAATTGTGGAGATTAGTCAGaagtatttattttagaaattcgTGGGTGCTCAGTGCTCTAGTCAATGTGCTTTTTGAACTTCTGTTGCTGCCATTCTGCCTTGAAAGATCTGGAGAGTACTACTACAGTAACTACTCAAAAATTGTTAGCTGATTTTAGTATAAATCCCTTTCACATTTTAAGCACTTTGATATGGGAtctttttagtatttcaaatctGCATTTACcaagtaacttcagtattctaaCCTTATTTGAATTGCTTCGTCTTACATTGAATTGCTTATCTACAGGCTGACACTGGGAAGTACTACTCCTCTTTAGAGTATAATAGATTTTCATTTGGATGAGAGTGATACAGTGGACATCATCCTGTTATACTGTGTTTTATGGTGTTCATAATGACCAAAATGACAATACAAAACTTGTATAAGAATAATATGTGCCAtttgatttagatattttcaATCTTATTCATGCAgaagttcaaagaaaaaaaagaaagaaatttgagCTTGTGAGTTGAGCCTAATTTTCCTTTCTTCGTATATTCTCCCCCCTCCTTCCTCAATTGCCTTGTGCTCATGTGTCTCTCCTTCAAAGAGAGGGTGGAGTGAATAGTGATATTTCTACATAAGGTCCATCCAAATGTTTTCTGCTAGTAGCACGATTCACATATTGATACCCTAAAAAGTtgttttcttgatcacacatgctTTTTGGGAACTTCAATCTGGTCCGCTTTACTTCTTATTTGATTTAGCTAGCTGGGGGCATATTTATTTGACCATTACTTTTGGTTTTAACGTATGACTGGCATGGTGGCTCATTTAATATATGTATCACATGATTAATAATTTGATAATAACTAATCACTATACTATAAATGTCTTACCATGGTACCGATAAAGAGAGTAAAAGTCCtagattaaaataaaatttgagaacttcaaaaaaagaaaaagagctaCATGAACCTTTGAAGGAATAATAATTTGATAGCAGCCTAGAGTTGTTATCCCTTAATCAACGTGGATATCCTTATGGTTAGGAAGATAACAGTATACCATTTTCTCAGTAGGATTATTTTCTTCTCCCAATTTACTAATTCGGGCTTGTGGCAAGACAGATTCTATAAGAGGGCTGAAGTTGAGTTATGACATTTACAAGTGATCAAAGCCTAGGAGAGGCTGTGGGAGTTATTCAAGGGTGTTGGGTCTATTTGGTATGGACAAACAATTTTCATTGGTCTGGGAAGAAGATGATTCTTCTGTTTCAGATGTGAGGGCTTAGGCTTCCATTTTTGTTTTaggttttgtttatttgttgggGCACTCAGTTGCTTCCTGTTCCCTGACCTTGAGGCGCTGTAGTGCAACTCCTGCTGGTCTCAACTTCCATAAAAAAGTTAGTATCTTTGTCTTCACAATTACTCCACTTTACTGAATGTGGAAAGTATCGGAAAACATCTATTGGATGTAGAGAATGAACTCGGCCTGTTTGTTAAGAAACTTACTTTAAACAGGGAAGCTTGCTTTCTGTGAAAACTAAATAAGATAAGAAAAATGAGTaataggaattaaaaaaaaaaaaagaagagataaCGTTAAACAAGATTTTGGGGTGTATTCTCTGATATATTATGGATTGCTTTTTGTGAAGATTTGAGTTACTTCAGTGTTTGCTCTTTTTGACATTTGCGTTCTTCTTGATTTGTATATATTCTTATAGAGCAAgatttatttcattgtttttagttttacttatagAGCGTAAACCCCTTCTCTAGTCAATGAAGATTCTTATTCTCTCAAAACCTTtgtcttaaaaaataatattcttgTAAAACTATAGTTACCAGAGACAACACAAGATGAGGTGATTATGATGGCATATGAATCGGGGACAACATTGTAAGAGTACTATTCTAttttccttgaatttatattGCTATAGGACTCCGTAAAGCGTTGTTTTAAGATTTTtgagaatctttttttttttttgtaaattactAAAATTTCATTATTAACTCATGATCTCTTGGTTTGGGTTTAAGAGCTCCTCATTGGTTTTTGATACcataaacaacaataacaacatacccagtgtcaTGAAAGTGTtggaatatgagtaggaataggaatagtatataaaatcgtacttgaaaaaggattataATGTAGTATCTATAAATAGAGCCTGGGTGTAATTATGTGTATACACacaatttcaataataattttctccattatttctcacatAGTATCAGAGCATTGGTGAGAAACTTCTGAAAAGAAAACTCAGCCATCGTGCATCAATTTCCGGTGACTGAtttgtttcattttttgttttgtgGGTTGTGTGCAAAATACGACACCACCAAGAGGATCGGAAAACTCAGACGACAAAAACCCGACCAAAATCGCCGAAAAAATACCAGCCATGCGCCTGTCGGAATTCTGTAATTCCGACGAGATTTGTTTCATGCGTCGGCGCGTGAGCCTATCTTCGGTCGAATTTTTGAATTGTTCCTTTTTTTTGTTGGGGTCGCCGATCTATTCCGACCAGTTACTCTTTTTCAGATTCTGCCAATTCTTTTTAGATTTCGATCGCCTAAACTTAATTCTGGCgacttcatattttttttggcGAATTTTCAGACATCCACATTCTGTTTTTTGgtgttttcaagtcaaaattccCAAGATGTTTTTTGGGTATGATATTTTTGGCTCCGAAAATACTGGAATTggaagttcaaattatttagcCTGGGCTTCTTCGGTTGAGTTGTGGTGCAAAGGTCTAGGTGTCCAAGATCACTTAAAGATCAAGGCTAGTGTGGTAGATGAAAAGGCAAAATCTAGCGCGGAAGATGCGAAAGCCAAAAAACAATGGGAGAAAGTTAATGCTCAATTATGTACTCTCATATGGTGTTCTATTGATTCCAAGTTGATGCCCTTGTTTTGCCCATTCGAGACGTGTTGTTTGGTTTGGGAAAAGGCTTGTGCTTTATACACTAATGGCATATCTCGTTTTATGATGTGATATCTCGGATGACCAACTTGAAGAAACAAGAATCCAATATGTCTACTTACTTGGGAGACAAGTACAAACAGTCATGAAAGAATTTGTTGCATTGATGTCCGTCACTGCTGATGTGGAAAAACAACAAGAGCATAGAAAAATGTTGTTTTTAGTTCTTACACTTGCTGGACTTTCTACTGTCCATGATGCAGTGCGTGATCAGATTTTAGCTAGTCCTATGGTTCCTACAATTGATGAGTTATTATTTTAGCTAGTCCTACGATTCCTACAATTGATGAGTTATTATTTTAGCTAGTCCTACGGTTCCTACAATTGATGAGTTATTCTCTCATCTGCTTTGTCTTGGAAAATCGGCGAGGTGGAGGTCGTTCTGGAAAATCTCTATCGAAGTGTAGTTATTGTCATAAAATTAGACACACTCGGATATATGTCATAGTTTGCATGTTCCACCACCTAGTTATGATCCTATTGCTGTAAAAGAATAAATGAGTTCCTTTGAAATCGAGCAAGTAAGCAGACATCTCTACAAGTAGTCTCGATTGCCTGACTTGATACTTCAGTTGTTGGTAATCCTTTTGCTTGTGTTTCACAGTCTAGTTCTCTTGGATCATGGGTCGTCGACTCAAGTGCTTTTGATCATATTTCTGGTAACAAATTAGTTCtgtttggtattattttattcacaATCGCTTCCTGCTATTACTTTAGCCAATGAGATTCGAAAAAAATCACaaggagttggacaagccaaaACCCTATCTTCTGTCACTCTAGACTGTTTTTTATGTCCCTGGTTGcccttttaatcttgcatctgtTAATTGTTTGACACGTGCCCTTTATTGTAGCATaactttttttgatgattcttttctaatgcaGGACCGCAGTACGAGACATACAATTGACACAGGACATGAACCACAAGGCCTTTATTATCTCACCTCTTCAAATTCTTTCACAACATGCTCCGTTACAGACCCTCCTGACCTAATTCATAAACGTTTGGGACGTCCGAGTCTATCCAAGCTATAAAAGATagtgcctagtttgtctagtttatccacattagattgtgagtcatGTTAATTTGGGAAACACGCCCGTGCTACTTTTTCACGTAGCATTGAGAGTCATTCCGAGGCTATTTCTCGTTAGTTTATTCTGATGTTTGGGGTCCTAGTAAAGTCAGTTCACCCTtaggttttcattatcttgttagtttcattgatgatttttcaagatgtacttgggtttccttaatgaaagatcgttctgagatattttctatattcaaaattttttgtgttgaaatacaaactcaatttggtgtttctattcgtacttttcgtagtgataatgctttagaatacttatcctctcAGTTTCGGGAGCTTATGTCTCATTAAGGAATTAATCACCAGACGTCTTGTCTGTACACCCCTCAGCAGAACGGTATAGCAGAAAGGAAGAATAGACATCTTCTTGAGACTGCTCGCAttctcattgaatcccatgttcTGCTGCATTTTGGGGCGATACAGTCCTCGCATCTTGGTATCTATTTAATAGAATGCCATCATCATCCATTCAGAATCAGGTTCCCTATTCCATATTGTTTCAACGGTCACCTCTCTACCCTATCCTGCCTCATGTCTTTGGGAGCACATGCTTTTTGATaagataaattagcccctcgtgctctcaagtgtgtcttccttggttactctcgagttcaaaaaggATATCGTTGTTATTCACTGGATCTTTGTCGCTACCTTATGTTTGCCAATGTCACCTTTTTTGAATCTCAACCTTACTATACATCTTCTGATCATCCTGATAGTTTGGAGGTCTTACCCGTATCTCCAGATTTACCGGTACCAACCTTTGAGGAATTAATGATTACTTGTACATCTCCAGCTGCAGTGCCACCACTTCTGACTTATCATCGTCGTCCGTGTCCAACATTATTCCCAGATGATTCATGTCATGCGCCATACACTGCTCCTACTGCGGACTTGCCTCTTCCTAACCAATCAGTTATATGTTCCGCTCGTAATGCTAATCCACATTATACATTCTTGAGTTATCATTGCCTATCATCACTCCATTATGTTTCTGTATCATCTTTATCCTCTGTTTTCATCCCTAAGACTAtaggtgaagcactttctcatTCAGGATGGAAGCAAGCTATCATAGATGAGATTTTTGCTTTGCATacgagtggtacttgggagcttgttcCCCTTCCTGTAGgtaaatctactgttggttgCCGTTGGGTTTATGCAGTCAAAGTTGGTCCAGACGGTTAGGTTGATCGGCTTAAGGCTCGCGTTGTTGCCAAAGTATACACACAAATATTTGGGCTTGGttatagtgacactttctctCCTATGGCTAAAATAACATATGTACATCTTTTCTTATCTATTGCTGCTGTTCGTCATTGGCCTATTTATCAGTTGTAcattaagaatgcttttctgcaCAGTGATCTTGAGGAAagtctatatggagcaaccacctggttttgttgctcgggggagtctagtagccttgtatgtcAGTTGTGCGGGTCACTTTATGGTCTGAAACAGTCCCTTCGAGCCTGGTTTGGAAAGTTTAGCACAATAATTCAGCAGTTTGACATGATTCGGAGTGGAGCTAATCACTCAGgtgtcgtttggtttgaaaatggttatcccgggataactaataccgggataagttatcccgggattacccgggataacttatcccaccatgtatatgggataagttatcccgagaCTAAGGggaaaatggtgggataagttatcccgggttggattaatccctccaaccaaacaaaggaaaatgtgttcttttattttatcccgggATAATTAGTTATCCCGagataaccattttcaaaccaaacgacccctcaATGTTCTATCGACATTCTGAACCAAAtctgtgtatttatttggtggtttatgttgacgATATCGCTATCACCGacaatgatcaagatggtatcacttagttgaagcaacatctctttcagcaTTTCCAGACTAAAGACCTCGGCCGACTGAAATCTTTTCTAGTTATTGAGGTTGCTTAATCcagatcaggtattgttatttctcaacgcaagtatGCCTTAGATATTCTTGAGGAGGCAAGAATGATGGGATGTagacccattgacactcctatggtTATAAATGCTAAACTTCTGTAAGGACAGGGGGAGCCATTCAGTGATCCTGAAAGGTATAAgcggttggttggaaagttgaattatctcaccgTGACTAAACTTGACATATCCCTTTCTGCGAGTGTTGCGAGTGTTGTAAGTTAGTTTATGACTTCCCCTGTGACATtcattgggatgcagttgttcGTATTCTGTAATATATAAAGTTAGctccaggtaaaggactactcttcgagGATCAAGGTCATGAGCAATCATTGGATATGCAGATGGtgattgggcaggatcaccctcTTGTAGATGCTCTACATTCGGGTATTGTGTTTTAttaggaggtaatttggtgtcctggaagagtaagaaacagagtgtgATTGCTCGATCTAGTGCTGAAGCAGATATCGAGCAATGGCTGTAGAaacttgtgagctagtttggatcaaaTAGTTGTTGGGAGAACTAAAATTTGCAGAAACCGCTAAGATGGAACTTGTGTGTGATAATCAAGCAGCCCTACATATCGCATCAAATCCAGGGTTTCACGAGAGGACTAAACACACACACATTGCttgtcactttgtcagagaaaagttactctcaggagatattgttacaaaatttgtgaagtcaagtgatcaacttgtagatatcttcaccaagtccctcactggTCCTCGttttaattacatttgtaacaagctaggtacatatgacttgtatgcatcAGCTTGAGCGGGgcgttagaatatgagtaggaataggaatagtatataaaatcctacttgaaaaaggattataATGTAGCATCTATATATAGTGTCTGgatgtaattatgtaaacacacaatttcaataatatttttctccattgtTTCTtacagaaagaaaataaaattgcttGGCTAATGAGTAATACAAAATCTAATTTGTGATGCATGCTTGTTGGTTGAATTAGTGCATTTGGAGGATGTATATTATTCCTGACCCATTGTTTCTCCTTTCTGTGCAGAACACATTGATAGATGATCGTGGTTCTTTTGCTGTGACCAGTCCCTTCCCAGGACCACTGGCAAATTGTCTCAAGTCAGTCAACAAAGTGGGTATAGAACCTTTTGTTTCCTACATCTTGCATCCTGATGACTTTAACCTTTAGCAGTCAATACATTTCTTTTCTTATGTAGCTGTTAGTGAGACTGTCGGTGTGAAGTGGTTGTCATGTTGCATGTCACTTCCTTGTTTCCAATTAAGTTCGTTTCTGGAGTAACTCTGCACACACAGTGCATCCTTCTATCTGGTGAATGTTTAGCTATATGTACAAGCTGACAAAACATTATGCAGCTACCAGATCGGGTTGCTTTCGTGGGTGAAGTTCTGCCTCTTAAAGATGAAAAGGTGTGTTTTATAGGTGCTACTCCTTCTGACTATTCATTTCATTTGTGCTATCTTCTGCTTTTATGATAAACTTTTGAGTCAATGTATGTATGTTGTGCTGGATAGGCGCCCTTTGGTGATGCCAGACTCCCAACTATTCATAGTAGTGAAACAATGTGTTAGAGCAGGGATGGCCTTTTCGGGAGGGGGTTGGTTTTGATTCTTTTGAAGGCATTCACCAAACGGAATTTTGGATAACCTTTTCCAAATGTGAACGTTTGTGGCTGCTCGGACCTGCATAAGTTTAAATTACTCATTCCAATAGGTATTCGTCTAGGAAACAAATATCATCCTTCTGCATGAACTGAGCAGATATCAGAAGTATGAAGCAATGAGATATTCCCGGTACTTAAAAGTTGTGTTCATCAAAGggtacaaaataaagataaattcaTGAGTAATAACAGGAGACAGTATGTAAACAAAGGAGAAATCGAGACATTATTCAGTTTATTTGGATAGAGAAAACCAGATAGGTTGAAATTGGACCATCCCATACTGAGGAGGAAAACtacctttatcaaaaaaaaaaaatgaggaagaCTAGGCTGATAAAAATGGAAGTTGTGAACCAGTGCTAACTTTTGCTTACTATGCCTGTCCATTGTTCAATCTTTTGGCTTACTTTTTGGTCTCAAAAAGATTCAGATGTAGGTCATTGAATAAGAAAGGAGGAAGGCTTGGTAAATTCCAAAGAATGCTGTGAATCATTACTTACTATTGCTGACCCTCTTCGTACATTGATGGACTGCAAGTGATTTAGAGGGAGGTGCTTTtggcttttaagcactttttaatttttggagCTGTTTGGCGAAGACACAAAGTGCTTGCACTGCATTTTAGGCTTACAAAGTACAAAAGAAAAGCCAAAAGCCAAAAGTTGGTTGCTACCAACTTTTAGCTTTTGGCTTATGACTCACTGAAAAAAGCTTATCCAGACACCCCCTTATGCCTTTTCATAGTTATATTTCTACTTTTCATTTAGTTGTTGGGTTTGGTTAGGCTCATGCGATGCCGACGTTGATGAGGAAtgcaaaaaagataaaaaaaattcatgttggGTTTGACCAGTGATTGTGTAGGATTGACTAACTGAGGAGCTGAGTTGATGTAGTTGTAGCTTGGTAATGCCCATTAGTGGTCATATAACTATATTGTCTAGATAAAAGACCTCGTGCTGGAATTTGAGTTGTCTGTTTAACTGATGGACCTTTTCATGCTAACATGAAGATGTGATTTCCGAAATGTTTCTTCTTGCACCATGACAGGCTAGGTTGCCTGAAGAGAGCCTCAAGGAAGTCATATCATCTGAAAGGAGCATGACAGATAAGTTCTGTTACTCCGTTTTGGGTATACTGAGTTCATCAAGCGTTGGTGCTACATGCCGAGCTGACAATCTCCAGGAATTACTTGATTCAGACGAAAGATATAATGTCCTCAAGTTCAGCCCAAGGTGAATAGTTTTTAATTCAGCTCTTATCAATAATTGTTTTTTTGTTCAGTTAGATTATCTTGGCCCTCTGCAATATTAGACTGAGTCAACATGGAAATGTCTTTGAGCTCTTTAAGTTCTGGCATGAGTACTTATCCACCAGGAAAAAAGAAGTTAGCAATGGAATTCTTACTTTATCACTTGTTTCTTGGAGCTGCTATTGGTACAACTGGATCTAGAACCAGTGTTATCAAAGGCGAAAGGCGCAATAAAGCTTTAAGATCCATTGGGCTTTAATCGCAGAACGCAATAAAATGTGGGAGCTAATGAAGAAGGTGCTAATGGAGGAAAAATGCAAATACGTATTTGTAGTCCGAGACTAataatcatataaaataataacaggTACATAGATATTGAAAATCAAATTACggtaaagtgaaatatcaattatttagtgtcTCCTCTTCAGGATTGTGCTCATtgacaaaagaaaagtatgcctTGTAGCCATGATGACGATTATGTACATGAAACGAGGTGAAGTGATGAATATGTTTTGTGCCTCGCTTCGGGGCTTAAGCGTGCCTGTGCCTTTGATAATACTGTCTAGAACCAAGTTTGATTGCCTAATTATGTGAATATATGTATTCTTATCCTTCTAGGTACTAGCTATATTCACAATTTTGTGAATCTTTTATGATACctatatataaaaagttagttACCTTTAGATAAGTAGGAGCAGATCTCTAGAAGTACCTCTGTAAGTGGTAGATTCCCTTTTAATTACTCCCTGGTCATCCGTGCATGTGATGCAATTTAACTGTGTTTGACAATTATGGGGTGAGTTAATACATTAGTTTTGTAATTGTAGATTAGTAGGAATGGTGGATctcctttaattatttttttgctttcGACTTGAAAACCACTGATTACATGTTATTCTGTTTAAGTGTACAAACAATTTTTAGAGCTTTTTTATATGGTAATCCTAACCCAACAAACCCTCCCCCCTAATGTGAGAAGCCCAACCGCCGAGAACCTCATAACAATTACAGGTTACCTGCCTAAACCTAGTGAGATTCAAGAATAAATCCATTTCCAGCAAGATACAATAGGGC is a genomic window containing:
- the LOC124894220 gene encoding uncharacterized protein LOC124894220 isoform X1 — encoded protein: MIKGGKKSSVLTLAEKCKNILASNWQGYLNTVKADVKGSKEVIYTSKVGYLVKRGKPYIWLPENDMHNVNTLIDDRGSFAVTSPFPGPLANCLKSVNKLPDRVAFVGEVLPLKDEKARLPEESLKEVISSERSMTDKFCYSVLGILSSSSVGATCRADNLQELLDSDERYNVLKFSPSSCMYIDNNGGAHEVDLKEVQATKLDPLSSHTVSLIDGINQSEARRRALILFFITHLNKNTKDAYLLSIDRKGLDVLGKVLGPIRSDGSREYQWRKFRIEFIEEAHTVETFCSQLVEMEEESLKNISNFSGI
- the LOC124894220 gene encoding uncharacterized protein LOC124894220 isoform X2; amino-acid sequence: MIKGGKKSSVLTLAEKCKNILASNWQGYLNTVKADVKGSKEVIYTSKVGYLVKRGKPYIWLPENDMHNVNTLIDDRGSFAVTSPFPGPLANCLKSVNKLPDRVAFVGEVLPLKDEKARLPEESLKEVISSERSMTDKFCYSVLGILSSSSVGATCRADNLQELLDSDERYNVLKFSPSSCMYIDNNGGAHEVDLKEVQATKLDPLSSHTVSLIDGINQSEARRRALILFFITHLNKNTKLI